A DNA window from Microcystis aeruginosa NIES-843 contains the following coding sequences:
- a CDS encoding NAD(P)(+) transhydrogenase (Re/Si-specific) subunit beta: MNNALITGIELSYLLAAILFIIGLKQLSSPATARQGNFLAAIGMLIAIIATLINQEILSYGLIAVALVIGSIIGLVSAQKVPMTAMPQMVGIFNGLGGAASALIAIGEYWRLLQSGENIAFDSILIAILGILIGGVTFTGSVLAFAKLQELISGAPVTFPFQQPFNILLLLTFLGGSVYLFFDPTSIDVFLTLVALSLIFGALFVLPIGGGDMPVVISLLNSFSGLAASVVGFILMNSMLIIAGALVGASGIILTQIMCKAMNRSLASVLFGAFGTGASAGGEASATSSLDKSVHAIDSEEGAMMLGYARSVVIVPGYGMAVAQAQHAVRELAEQLEKNGVEVKYAIHPVAGRMPGHMNVLLAEANVPYPQLYDMDDINPEFERVDVALIIGANDVVNPAARHDKASPIYGMPILDVDKAQHTIVIKRSMRSGFAGVENELFYNPKTFMLFGSAQDVVAQLVSQVKDLS; the protein is encoded by the coding sequence ATGAATAATGCCCTTATCACAGGGATCGAGTTGTCCTATCTACTTGCCGCCATTTTATTTATCATCGGTCTTAAACAATTATCTTCCCCCGCTACCGCCCGTCAAGGCAATTTTCTGGCTGCCATCGGGATGCTAATCGCCATTATTGCCACCTTAATCAATCAAGAAATCCTCAGCTATGGTTTAATCGCCGTGGCGTTGGTGATTGGCTCAATTATCGGCTTGGTTTCGGCGCAAAAAGTCCCGATGACAGCTATGCCCCAAATGGTGGGGATTTTTAACGGTTTAGGCGGTGCTGCCAGTGCTTTAATTGCCATTGGCGAATACTGGCGTTTACTGCAAAGTGGTGAAAATATTGCCTTTGACTCGATACTGATCGCTATTTTGGGTATATTGATCGGCGGTGTCACTTTTACCGGTAGTGTCCTCGCTTTTGCCAAATTACAGGAATTAATCAGTGGCGCGCCCGTAACTTTTCCTTTCCAACAACCCTTTAACATTCTCTTGCTACTCACCTTTTTAGGGGGTAGTGTCTATCTCTTTTTTGATCCCACCTCGATCGATGTTTTCCTGACCTTGGTGGCACTTTCCTTAATTTTCGGGGCTTTATTCGTGCTTCCCATCGGTGGCGGCGATATGCCCGTGGTTATCTCCCTCTTAAACTCTTTTTCGGGACTTGCCGCCAGCGTAGTCGGTTTTATCCTGATGAATAGTATGCTGATCATCGCCGGTGCTTTGGTGGGTGCGTCGGGGATTATCCTGACTCAGATCATGTGTAAAGCCATGAATCGATCGCTGGCTAGTGTACTATTTGGGGCATTTGGTACAGGTGCTAGTGCCGGAGGCGAAGCCAGCGCCACTTCTAGCCTTGATAAATCGGTTCATGCTATTGATTCAGAAGAAGGGGCAATGATGCTCGGTTATGCGCGTTCTGTGGTGATTGTACCCGGTTACGGCATGGCGGTGGCTCAAGCACAACACGCAGTGCGAGAATTGGCTGAACAGTTGGAAAAAAATGGCGTTGAGGTTAAATATGCTATTCACCCCGTGGCGGGAAGAATGCCCGGTCACATGAATGTATTACTGGCCGAAGCTAATGTTCCCTATCCGCAACTCTACGATATGGATGATATTAATCCTGAGTTTGAGCGCGTCGATGTGGCGTTAATTATTGGGGCGAATGATGTGGTTAATCCCGCTGCCCGTCACGATAAGGCTAGTCCGATTTATGGAATGCCAATTCTCGACGTGGATAAGGCACAGCACACGATCGTGATTAAGCGCAGTATGCGATCGGGTTTTGCCGGGGTAGAAAACGAATTATTCTACAATCCCAAAACCTTTATGCTCTTCGGTAGCGCTCAAGATGTGGTAGCACAATTAGTATCACAAGTCAAGGATTTGTCATAA
- a CDS encoding ISL3-like element ISMae36 family transposase, giving the protein MILDKFLNLKGTCIQGYLHLENIGIVCRIESKNQKATCPRCGLESDKLHQNHRHLVKDLPISGQPVYLQINRRQFKCDNCQRPFSEELDFVAKKRTYTKRLAANILEQLKEGDILNVSRINDVTEEEIQRMIEDIAEEITEPDLSELKRLGIDEIALVKGQKNYCAVLVNLDTGKLIAILEKRTQEELRETLTGWGKEVLEQIEEVSIDLWLPYKNLVKELMPSAEVVADRFHVMKQINQELDEQRRAEKRAVEAQKNKKQKAEKEAKLEVLKRSKYSLLKNEEDLTEPQKIKLEAIKEKFPNLKKMQELKEEFRKIYETSENPTEGMLSISEWLAKSSSVFTKSCQTIRNWFGEIISYFERRTTNGVVEGINNKLKLIKRRGYGFRNFRNFWVRSMLSWHLVC; this is encoded by the coding sequence ATGATACTTGACAAATTTTTGAACCTAAAAGGAACCTGTATTCAAGGCTATCTACACCTAGAAAATATCGGTATAGTTTGCCGAATCGAATCGAAAAATCAAAAAGCAACCTGTCCTCGTTGTGGGTTAGAGAGCGATAAACTCCACCAAAATCATCGACATTTAGTCAAAGATTTACCAATCTCAGGTCAACCAGTATACCTACAAATTAATCGTCGTCAATTTAAGTGCGATAATTGTCAGAGACCCTTTAGCGAAGAGTTAGATTTTGTCGCCAAGAAACGAACCTATACGAAAAGACTAGCCGCAAATATACTCGAACAATTAAAAGAAGGAGATATTTTAAATGTTAGTCGAATAAATGACGTAACGGAAGAAGAGATTCAAAGAATGATAGAGGACATCGCCGAAGAAATTACAGAGCCAGACCTATCGGAATTAAAAAGACTAGGAATTGATGAAATCGCTCTAGTCAAAGGACAAAAAAATTACTGTGCGGTTTTAGTAAATTTAGATACGGGAAAACTAATAGCTATTCTAGAGAAGCGAACACAAGAAGAGTTGAGAGAAACGCTTACGGGCTGGGGAAAAGAGGTGTTAGAGCAAATTGAAGAAGTGAGCATAGACCTTTGGTTGCCTTATAAAAATTTGGTGAAAGAATTGATGCCATCGGCCGAAGTAGTCGCCGATAGATTCCATGTAATGAAACAAATTAATCAAGAGTTAGACGAACAGAGAAGAGCAGAAAAAAGAGCCGTAGAAGCGCAGAAAAATAAAAAACAGAAAGCGGAAAAAGAAGCGAAGCTAGAAGTTTTAAAGCGAAGTAAATATAGCCTGTTAAAAAATGAAGAAGATTTAACGGAACCCCAAAAAATTAAACTAGAAGCTATCAAAGAAAAATTCCCAAATTTGAAAAAGATGCAGGAATTAAAGGAAGAATTTAGAAAGATTTATGAAACCTCAGAGAATCCGACAGAGGGAATGCTATCCATCTCGGAATGGTTGGCAAAATCCTCCAGTGTTTTTACCAAGAGTTGTCAAACAATCCGAAACTGGTTTGGAGAAATAATTAGTTATTTCGAGCGAAGGACAACGAATGGGGTGGTCGAGGGAATCAACAATAAACTTAAACTAATAAAACGGAGAGGCTATGGCTTTAGAAACTTTCGGAATTTTTGGGTTAGAAGTATGTTATCTTGGCATCTTGTATGTTGA
- a CDS encoding leucyl aminopeptidase — protein MDIRSTDTSLLTWTGDTLALGLPEGAIEIAGELAELNDKLGGNLGDLISETEFEGKLGSSAATRLGGGPIRKLILVGLGKTADFDLQTLRLAAAAIARLAKQQKSQALAISLPVVGDQSATAGAITEGLLLATHQDTRFKSTKEEKGAKLETVELLGLGEQASAIAKSEQICSGVILARELVNAPANTVTPLTMAETAEQIAAEYGLSLNILEQEECESLGMGAFLGVAKASDIPPKFLHLIYKPQGTPKRKLAIVGKSLTFDSGGLNIKGAGSGIETMKMDMGGGAATLGAAKAIAQLQPEVEVHFICPATENMISGRAMHPGDILTASNGKTIEVNNTDAEGRLTLADGLVFAEKLEVDAIVDLATLTGACVIALGDDIAGLWSSDESLAAQIQEAAKLAGEKFWPMPLEEKYFEGMKSQIADMKNTGPRPGGSITAALFLKQFINNTPWLHLDIAGPVWSDKENGVNNSGATGFPVRTLVNWVMANN, from the coding sequence ATGGATATTCGATCGACTGACACCTCGCTCCTTACTTGGACAGGAGATACTTTAGCCCTAGGTTTACCAGAAGGAGCCATCGAGATTGCAGGAGAATTGGCAGAATTAAACGATAAACTAGGGGGAAACCTAGGGGATCTCATCTCCGAGACGGAATTCGAAGGAAAATTAGGCAGCAGTGCGGCGACTCGTCTAGGTGGAGGTCCGATTCGCAAATTAATCCTGGTGGGATTGGGAAAAACTGCCGATTTCGACCTGCAAACCCTGCGTCTAGCGGCCGCCGCCATCGCTCGTCTGGCCAAACAACAAAAAAGCCAAGCTCTGGCCATCAGTTTACCAGTAGTTGGCGATCAGTCCGCCACTGCCGGAGCAATCACGGAAGGGCTGCTGCTGGCCACTCATCAGGATACCCGCTTCAAGTCCACTAAGGAGGAAAAAGGAGCCAAATTAGAAACCGTCGAGTTATTGGGTTTAGGAGAGCAAGCATCGGCGATCGCCAAGTCCGAGCAAATCTGTTCCGGGGTGATTCTGGCCAGAGAATTAGTCAATGCTCCCGCTAACACCGTCACCCCCCTGACCATGGCAGAAACCGCCGAGCAAATTGCCGCCGAATACGGATTAAGTCTCAACATTCTGGAACAGGAAGAATGCGAAAGCTTGGGCATGGGAGCCTTCCTAGGAGTGGCCAAAGCCTCGGATATTCCCCCAAAATTCCTTCATTTAATCTATAAACCCCAAGGAACCCCGAAACGTAAACTAGCAATCGTCGGCAAAAGTTTAACCTTTGATTCCGGCGGTTTGAATATTAAAGGGGCCGGCAGTGGCATCGAAACCATGAAAATGGATATGGGGGGTGGTGCCGCCACCCTAGGCGCAGCCAAGGCGATCGCCCAATTACAGCCAGAAGTGGAAGTACACTTTATCTGTCCGGCTACAGAAAATATGATTAGTGGTCGCGCTATGCACCCTGGGGACATTTTAACCGCTTCTAATGGCAAAACTATTGAAGTCAATAACACCGATGCCGAGGGACGATTAACCCTGGCCGATGGCTTGGTTTTTGCGGAAAAATTAGAGGTGGATGCGATCGTAGATCTAGCCACTTTAACCGGGGCCTGTGTCATCGCTTTGGGGGACGATATCGCCGGTTTATGGAGTAGCGATGAGAGTCTCGCAGCTCAAATCCAAGAGGCCGCTAAATTAGCCGGCGAAAAATTCTGGCCAATGCCCCTAGAAGAAAAATATTTCGAGGGGATGAAGTCTCAAATTGCCGATATGAAAAACACCGGCCCGCGCCCCGGCGGTTCCATTACAGCCGCTTTATTTTTGAAGCAATTCATTAATAATACTCCCTGGCTCCACCTAGATATCGCAGGACCGGTCTGGTCCGATAAAGAAAATGGCGTTAATAATTCCGGGGCCACCGGTTTTCCCGTCCGCACTCTAGTTAATTGGGTAATGGCCAATAATTAA
- a CDS encoding PspA/IM30 family protein — MRDDLSNLRSSIIEVIALQKRAEQQYNQAQAEVLKWQERVKLALDKGDESLAQEANIKKKHHINTANIIKNQLEKLNIQVDKLKEKLPILERKINEKSIGSIDTSIDKAVFEVPEGKVRQLQDPSQIYDELDGMAIEKKLPRLDMAEIITLQKRAEQQYNQELAEILKWDRRAKLARSEVDYSLVREAFRQKENHINIANIIKSQIEQIKTQVDTLAKNLTIFENGNNSIYRSAFERMEAKFMQLESSSQADGEIGGIGMEHQFTLEAGSDVDDELALLKAQMSGGVLPSTTSNQSNLPPATTVSDSAVDAELEELRSKLKEL, encoded by the coding sequence ATGCGGGATGATTTATCTAATTTACGTTCCTCAATTATCGAAGTAATTGCCTTACAAAAAAGAGCCGAACAACAGTACAACCAGGCACAAGCTGAGGTTTTAAAATGGCAAGAAAGAGTTAAACTCGCCCTAGATAAAGGTGATGAGTCTCTGGCACAAGAAGCTAATATAAAGAAAAAACATCACATTAATACCGCAAATATTATTAAAAATCAACTGGAAAAACTGAATATCCAAGTTGATAAACTGAAAGAAAAATTGCCAATTTTAGAAAGAAAGATTAACGAAAAAAGTATCGGCAGTATAGATACTAGCATTGACAAGGCGGTTTTTGAAGTCCCAGAGGGAAAAGTTAGACAATTGCAAGATCCTAGTCAAATTTATGACGAATTGGACGGGATGGCAATCGAAAAGAAATTACCAAGATTAGACATGGCCGAAATAATCACTTTACAAAAAAGAGCAGAACAACAATATAATCAAGAACTAGCGGAAATTTTAAAATGGGACAGGAGAGCTAAATTAGCTAGATCTGAAGTAGATTATTCCCTTGTTAGAGAAGCTTTTAGACAAAAAGAGAATCATATTAATATCGCCAATATTATCAAAAGTCAGATCGAACAAATTAAAACTCAAGTCGATACTTTAGCAAAAAACTTAACTATTTTTGAGAATGGGAACAATAGTATTTACCGTTCAGCTTTTGAGCGCATGGAAGCAAAATTTATGCAGTTAGAATCCAGTAGTCAAGCTGACGGTGAAATCGGTGGCATCGGCATGGAACATCAATTCACGCTAGAAGCGGGTAGCGATGTGGATGATGAATTAGCACTGCTAAAAGCACAAATGTCTGGGGGAGTATTACCCAGTACAACTTCTAATCAAAGCAATTTACCCCCAGCAACTACCGTCAGCGATTCAGCAGTAGATGCAGAATTAGAGGAATTGCGATCGAAGTTAAAAGAACTGTAA
- a CDS encoding tetratricopeptide repeat protein, which produces MQGLLRKLWRAIENFFTRLLGGQGGKGKVQAIESVPLTDTDYEFLYMQLLDGVAHGWHEGRILRFFEKLGDRGRQKDWVQWLDRFGTRLQSSASLNQLLATRMIRLGELARAFPGIERIGEASYEIGYQLYTKETATLIWEYAGEDEAPGSYSLPQPPENLLYSGETSDFNGNDPENPQLETLTLDELFNRLQNDPTLAGQMAEQLGIENKDAESIIDSLIAQFSPQEGKNPETAEDWFNQGLEQANLGNWSNAIADWEQALTINPQLASAWHNRGGALAMIGNYEEALNSYDRALEITPNDHQVINARGSALYGLQRWQEALECWQQVLEADDNFYQAWYNRGSTLENLGETQAAIACYQKALGIAPDFELAQTRLEALLGQKPPEDDGNPPA; this is translated from the coding sequence ATGCAGGGACTTTTAAGAAAACTTTGGCGCGCGATCGAAAACTTTTTTACCCGACTTTTGGGGGGACAAGGAGGAAAGGGGAAAGTACAAGCGATCGAATCTGTTCCCCTAACCGATACAGATTACGAGTTTCTCTATATGCAGTTACTCGATGGAGTGGCCCACGGTTGGCACGAAGGCAGAATTCTGAGATTTTTTGAGAAATTGGGCGATCGAGGTCGGCAAAAAGATTGGGTACAATGGTTAGATCGCTTTGGCACCCGTCTGCAATCCTCCGCTTCCCTTAACCAACTTCTCGCCACCAGAATGATCCGTTTAGGAGAATTAGCCCGCGCTTTCCCGGGGATTGAACGTATTGGTGAAGCTTCCTACGAGATCGGTTATCAACTCTACACCAAAGAAACTGCCACTTTAATCTGGGAATACGCCGGCGAAGATGAGGCCCCGGGCAGTTATTCCCTGCCGCAACCCCCAGAAAATCTCTTATATTCGGGTGAAACTAGCGATTTTAACGGTAATGACCCAGAAAATCCCCAATTAGAAACCCTGACCCTCGATGAATTATTTAACCGTCTGCAAAACGATCCTACCCTGGCGGGCCAAATGGCCGAACAATTAGGCATCGAAAATAAGGACGCAGAAAGCATTATTGATAGTCTCATCGCTCAATTTTCCCCCCAGGAGGGTAAAAACCCTGAAACTGCCGAAGATTGGTTTAATCAGGGCTTAGAACAGGCAAATTTAGGCAATTGGTCAAATGCGATCGCTGATTGGGAACAGGCCTTGACGATCAATCCCCAATTAGCCTCGGCCTGGCATAATCGTGGTGGTGCCTTAGCCATGATCGGTAACTACGAGGAGGCGTTAAATAGTTATGATCGCGCCCTAGAAATCACCCCCAACGATCACCAAGTCATTAACGCTAGGGGCAGCGCCCTATACGGACTGCAACGTTGGCAAGAGGCTTTAGAATGTTGGCAACAGGTGCTAGAAGCAGACGATAATTTTTATCAAGCTTGGTACAATCGCGGCAGTACCCTAGAAAATTTAGGCGAAACCCAAGCAGCGATCGCCTGTTATCAAAAAGCTTTAGGGATTGCGCCAGATTTTGAGCTTGCCCAAACCCGTCTAGAGGCTTTACTAGGGCAAAAACCGCCCGAAGACGACGGTAATCCCCCCGCCTGA
- a CDS encoding Re/Si-specific NAD(P)(+) transhydrogenase subunit alpha, with amino-acid sequence MKIGVIKESDQGEARVALVPDTVARLVKAGFEVIVQNGAGISANFADSAYSALGAALSENSEYIYETADIILKVVPPSDSEIDRLKNGGILIGFLDPLRQPRRIAKLAERGITALSMELIPRSSRAQSMDALSSQANLAGYKAVLLAAVQLPKMFPMMTTAAGTIAPAKVLVLGAGVAGLQACATARRLGAVVEAFDIRPQVKEEVQSVGAKFIEMPLEEDTVADNGYAKEVSLSTQERICQALTEPIKRADVVITTAQVPGKQAPLLVTKEMIATMKAGSVIVDLAAEQGGNCAYTQPGREIIVNGVKIVGAVNLPATVATNASQMYAKNLQMLLQLLVSKEGSLNLDFADDIIDSACVTHAGEIRNQRIKSALSEQLSAF; translated from the coding sequence ATGAAAATCGGCGTAATCAAAGAAAGTGACCAAGGCGAGGCGCGGGTGGCGCTAGTGCCGGATACCGTCGCCCGTTTAGTCAAGGCGGGATTTGAGGTAATTGTCCAAAATGGGGCGGGAATTAGCGCTAACTTTGCCGATAGTGCCTATAGTGCCCTGGGAGCCGCCCTGAGCGAAAACAGCGAATATATCTATGAAACTGCTGATATTATTCTCAAAGTCGTCCCTCCTAGCGATAGCGAGATCGATCGCCTGAAAAATGGTGGTATCCTCATCGGCTTTCTCGATCCCCTGCGTCAGCCCCGGCGCATTGCCAAATTAGCCGAGCGCGGGATCACCGCTTTGAGCATGGAATTAATTCCCCGCAGTAGTCGCGCCCAGAGTATGGATGCCCTCTCCTCTCAGGCTAACCTCGCCGGTTACAAAGCGGTACTCCTCGCCGCCGTGCAGCTGCCGAAAATGTTCCCGATGATGACTACCGCCGCCGGTACGATCGCCCCCGCCAAAGTGCTGGTATTGGGGGCAGGAGTTGCTGGATTGCAAGCTTGCGCTACCGCCCGCCGTTTGGGGGCAGTGGTGGAGGCTTTTGATATTCGTCCCCAAGTCAAAGAAGAAGTGCAGAGTGTCGGGGCGAAATTTATTGAAATGCCCCTAGAAGAAGATACCGTCGCCGATAACGGTTACGCCAAAGAGGTTTCCCTTAGCACACAGGAGCGCATTTGTCAAGCCCTAACGGAACCAATTAAGCGGGCTGATGTGGTGATCACCACAGCCCAAGTACCGGGGAAACAGGCCCCGCTGCTAGTCACCAAAGAGATGATCGCCACCATGAAAGCGGGGTCGGTAATCGTTGATTTAGCGGCGGAACAGGGCGGAAATTGCGCCTACACCCAACCGGGACGAGAAATCATCGTTAATGGGGTAAAAATCGTCGGAGCCGTTAATCTTCCTGCCACAGTGGCCACCAATGCCAGCCAGATGTACGCCAAAAACCTGCAAATGCTGCTACAACTTCTAGTCAGCAAAGAGGGCAGTTTAAACCTCGATTTTGCCGATGACATCATTGATAGTGCCTGTGTCACCCACGCCGGCGAAATCCGCAACCAACGCATTAAATCCGCCCTCAGTGAACAGTTATCCGCTTTTTAG
- the ltrA gene encoding group II intron reverse transcriptase/maturase → MTKSREGKGFGKPKTTKTTNVWKTINWAKVQRYVFKLQKRIYQAAKSGQDAKVRRLQRLLVKSYYARLLAVRKVTQDNQGKKTAGVDGMIAISPEQRLNLTEEIKGTLKAKPLRRVWIPKPGRDEKRPLGIPTIKDRARQALIKSALEPEWESKMEGTSYGFRPGRSDHDAISRIYITINQSSYFVLDADIAKCFDRINHDFLLSKIHCPSSLKRDIKQWLKAGVLDNGVFEETETGTPQGGVISPLLANIALDGMARLIETLFPKKGNGKNQAVLIRYADDFVVISPSLEIIEQCKTAISEWLKPIGLELKPEKTRVCHTLKPIEYNGKMEEPGFDFLGFNIRQYPVGKYKSGKDGAKRLIGHKTHIKPSQKAVKTHTEAIKGVIKKHKTAPQSALISRLNPIIRGWANYYSGVVSMDTFNKLDNTTWLMLRAWTVSRCGKANYEKLRNYFRPDTVKLSNGKERHESWLFKTKNGLYLWKHNWTPIVRHTLVRPDASPFDGNWTYWATRRGQAIDTPTRVAKLLKKQQGKCSRCGQYFTPSDLIEVDHIHPLSLGGKDEYKNLQLLHRHCHDDKSASDGSPKSSTLTPLEVSIDNTMTTKRSQAVSLTREQSN, encoded by the coding sequence ATGACGAAATCGAGAGAAGGTAAAGGATTCGGGAAACCGAAAACCACTAAGACTACGAATGTATGGAAAACTATCAATTGGGCAAAAGTCCAAAGATATGTTTTCAAGCTCCAAAAGAGGATATACCAAGCGGCTAAATCGGGACAGGATGCAAAGGTTAGAAGGTTGCAACGTCTATTGGTGAAATCATACTATGCTCGTTTATTAGCAGTTCGCAAAGTAACCCAAGATAATCAAGGAAAGAAAACAGCAGGAGTCGATGGAATGATAGCAATATCCCCAGAACAAAGGCTAAATCTAACCGAAGAAATCAAAGGAACACTTAAAGCAAAACCGCTAAGAAGGGTATGGATTCCTAAACCCGGCAGGGATGAAAAACGCCCATTAGGAATACCAACCATCAAAGACAGAGCTAGACAAGCGTTGATTAAATCGGCACTTGAACCAGAATGGGAGTCAAAAATGGAAGGAACCAGCTATGGTTTCCGACCCGGAAGGTCTGACCATGACGCTATATCAAGGATATACATCACCATTAATCAAAGTAGCTACTTTGTATTAGATGCTGATATTGCCAAGTGTTTTGACCGAATTAATCACGACTTTTTACTGTCCAAAATTCATTGTCCAAGTTCCCTGAAAAGAGACATAAAACAATGGCTCAAAGCAGGAGTTTTGGATAACGGTGTATTTGAAGAAACAGAAACAGGGACACCACAAGGAGGGGTAATAAGTCCACTACTAGCCAACATCGCACTGGATGGAATGGCAAGATTAATTGAAACACTATTTCCCAAAAAGGGAAATGGTAAAAATCAAGCTGTTTTAATAAGGTACGCCGATGATTTTGTGGTGATTTCACCATCACTCGAAATCATTGAACAGTGCAAAACTGCCATTTCTGAATGGTTAAAGCCTATTGGATTAGAACTTAAACCAGAAAAAACCAGAGTGTGTCACACACTCAAACCTATTGAATACAATGGGAAAATGGAAGAACCCGGTTTTGACTTTCTAGGATTCAATATCAGGCAATATCCAGTAGGAAAATACAAATCTGGGAAAGATGGGGCAAAACGATTAATTGGTCACAAAACCCACATCAAACCCAGCCAAAAAGCAGTTAAAACCCACACAGAAGCGATTAAAGGTGTAATCAAAAAACACAAAACAGCACCTCAATCAGCCCTGATTAGTCGACTAAACCCAATCATTAGAGGTTGGGCTAACTACTACTCAGGAGTAGTATCTATGGATACCTTCAATAAACTAGACAATACAACCTGGTTAATGTTAAGGGCATGGACAGTATCAAGATGCGGTAAAGCGAACTACGAAAAGCTGAGAAATTATTTTAGACCGGATACAGTTAAACTCAGCAATGGGAAAGAAAGACACGAATCTTGGTTATTCAAAACCAAAAACGGTCTCTATCTATGGAAACATAATTGGACACCAATCGTCAGACATACCCTAGTACGCCCCGACGCATCACCATTTGACGGAAATTGGACTTACTGGGCGACCAGACGAGGACAAGCAATCGACACACCGACAAGAGTAGCCAAACTACTCAAAAAGCAACAAGGCAAGTGTAGCCGATGTGGGCAGTATTTCACCCCATCGGATTTAATTGAAGTTGACCACATTCACCCTCTAAGCTTAGGCGGAAAGGATGAATACAAGAACCTTCAATTACTACACCGCCACTGTCACGATGATAAATCGGCATCTGATGGAAGCCCAAAATCATCTACGCTAACACCATTAGAAGTTAGTATAGATAATACAATGACAACCAAAAGAAGTCAAGCTGTATCCTTAACAAGGGAACAGTCAAACTAG
- a CDS encoding NAD(P) transhydrogenase subunit alpha, translating into MTAQLLTALVVFVLASFVGFEVINKVPPTLHTPLMSGANAISGIAVVGALLIAGGTDWHELTVILGLIAVILAMVNVVGGFVVTDRMLQMFKKKEAKS; encoded by the coding sequence ATGACTGCCCAACTTTTAACCGCTTTAGTGGTATTTGTCCTCGCTTCCTTTGTCGGTTTCGAGGTGATCAATAAAGTTCCTCCCACTCTCCATACACCCCTGATGTCGGGAGCGAATGCAATTTCAGGTATCGCCGTTGTTGGTGCGCTCCTCATCGCCGGAGGCACGGATTGGCACGAATTAACCGTAATTTTAGGGTTAATTGCCGTTATTTTGGCGATGGTTAACGTGGTCGGTGGTTTTGTCGTTACCGATCGAATGCTGCAAATGTTCAAGAAAAAAGAGGCTAAATCATGA